One segment of Hemibagrus wyckioides isolate EC202008001 linkage group LG05, SWU_Hwy_1.0, whole genome shotgun sequence DNA contains the following:
- the mmp9 gene encoding matrix metalloproteinase-9, protein MRINILAFMVLGACTLSAWCHPVKSVFVTFPGDVINNLTDVELADSYLERFGYKQILDKSGRQGAVSISKALMRMQNQLGLEETGELDEPTLNAMKKPRCGVPDVRNYQTFEGDLKWDHNDVTYRILNYSPDLAASIIDDAFARAFKVWSDVTPLTFTRLYDGTADIMISFGKKDHGDPYPFDGKDGLLAHAYPPGEGLQGDAHFDDDEYWTLGTGPAIKTYFGNAEGALCHFPFRFEGKSYSTCTTEGREDGLPWCATTSDYGKDGKFGFCPSELLYTYDGNADSAPCVFPFVFEGKRYTSCTTEGRDDGYRWCATTDNFDQDKKYGFCPNRDTAVIGGNSEGEPCHFPFIFLGKSYTSCTSEGRSDGKLWCATTSNFDQDKKWGFCPDRGYSLFLVAAHEFGHALGLDHSNIQDALMYPMYKYVADFSLHQDDIEGIQYLYGPKRGPNPTPPKPSTTTSSPVSTPKPTNKTPKTTPSVNPSVDPCKVDKFDVITEIQGVLHFFKDGYYWTSSDRGNREHKGPFLVSERWPGLPAKLDTAFEDPLTKKMYFFADTQFWEFTGKDTRGPRRIEKLGFPANLNKVEGALQRGKGKVLLFSGENYWRLDLKTQQMDKGYPRHTDMTFGGVPVDAHDVFLYKGHYYFCRNIYYWRMTSRRQVDRVGYVYELLNCPNY, encoded by the exons ATGAGAATAAATAtcttggcattcatggttcttGGGGCCTGCACTTTAAGTGCATGGTGCCACCCAGTTAAATCCGTCTTTGTGACATTCCCTGGGGATGTAATCAATAACTTGACAGACGTAGAGCTGGCTGAT AGCTACCTAGAGCGCTTTGGTTATAAGCAGATTCTGGATAAGAGTGGACGACAGGGAGCAGTGTCGATTTCCAAAGCTCTGATGAGGATGCAGAATCAGCTGGGTCTGGAAGAGACTGGCGAGTTGGATGAACCGACGCTCAATGCCATGAAGAAGCCACGTTGTGGTGTGCCAGACGTCCGCAACTACCAAACATTTGAAGGAGACCTGAAGTGGGATCACAATGATGTTACATACAG gATTCTGAACTACTCACCAGACTTAGCTGCTTCTATCATTGACGACGCCTTCGCCCGAGCCTTCAAGGTGTGGAGTGATGTCACACCCCTAACTTTCACACGACTCTACGATGGCACTGCTGACATCATGATCTCATTTGGAAAAAAGG ATCATGGAGATCCCTACCCATTTGATGGGAAAGATGGCTTGCTGGCACATGCTTATCCTCCAGGTGAAGGACTGCAGGGAGATGCTCactttgatgatgatgaatactGGACCCTTGGCACTGGACCAG CAATCAAGACCTACTTTGGCAATGCAGAAGGTGCACTGTGTCATTTCCCTTTCCGGTTTGAGGGAAAGTCGTATTCCACTTGTACCACTGAAGGTCGTGAAGATGGACTGCCATGGTGTGCCACAACTTCTGATTATGGCAAAGATGGGAAATTTGGTTTCTGCCCTAGCGAGC TTCTGTATACATATGATGGGAATGCAGATAGTGCACCTTGCGTCTTTCCGTTTGTGTTTGAGGGCAAAAGATACACCAGCTGTACCACTGAAGGACGTGATGATGGCTATCGCTGGTGTGCTACTACAGACAACTTTGACCAGGACAAGAAATATGGGTTCTGTCCTAACCGAG ATACTGCTGTGATTGGTGGAAACTCTGAGGGGGAGCCATGTCACTTTCCTTTCATCTTCCTGGGGAAAAGCTATACTTCCTGTACGAGTGAAGGCCGCAGTGATGGAAAACTGTGGTGCGCCACAACCAGCAACTTTGACCAGGACAAAAAATGGGGATTTTGCCCAGATAGGG GATACAGTCTGTTCCTGGTGGCAGCTCATGAGTTTGGACATGCTCTTGGTCTGGACCATTCCAACATTCAGGACGCTCTGATGTACCCCATGTACAAATACGTAGCGGATTTCTCTCTGCATCAGGATGACATTGAGGGCATCCAGTATCTCTATG GACCCAAAAGAGGCCCAAACCCTACTCCACCCAAGCCTTCAACCACTACATCTTCCCCAGTTTCTACTCCCAAACCCACTAACAAAACACCAAAGACGACTCCATCTGTGAATCCTTCAGTGGATCCTTGCAAGGTGGACAAATTTGATGTAATCACAGAGATCCAGGGAGTGCTTCACTTCTTCAAAGATGG GTACTACTGGACGTCCTCAGATCGTGGTAACAGGGAACACAAAGGCCCCTTCTTGGTGTCTGAGAGATGGCCTGGCCTACCAGCTAAGCTTGACACTGCTTTTGAGGACCCCTTAACTAAAAAGATGTACTTCTTTGCAG ACACTCAATTCTGGGAGTTCACTGGAAAGGATACACGGGGACCACGCAGAATTGAGAAACTTGGTTTTCCTGCCAACTTGAATAAGGTTGAAGGAGCATTGCAGAGGGGAAAGGGCAAAGTGCTGCTTTTTAGTGGGGAGAATTACTGGAG GCTGGATCTGAAGACTCAGCAGATGGATAAAGGATACCCTCGCCACACTGACATGACCTTTGGTGGAGTTCCAGTTGATGCTCACGATGTGTTCCTCTATAAAG gACACTACTACTTCTGTCGAAACATCTACTACTGGAGAATGACCAGCAGGCGACAGGTTGATAGAGTTGGATATGTCTATGAACTCCTGAATTGTCCCAACTACTGA
- the LOC131352994 gene encoding matrix metalloproteinase-9-like, giving the protein MRINILAFLVLGACTLSAWCHPVKSVFVTFPGDITENKTDVQLADSYLKRFGYMESLGKSGRLGAVSISKALMRMQNQLGLEETGELDEPTLNAMKKPRCGVPDVRNYKTFEGNLKWDHNDVTYRILNYSPDLDASITDDAFARAFKVWSDVTPLTFTRLYDGTADIMISFGKKDHGDPYPFDGKDGLLAHAYPPGEGVQGDAHFDDDEYWTLGTGSVIKTYFGNAEGALCHFPFRFEGKSYSTCTTEGREDGLPWCATTSDYGKDGKFGFCPSELLYTYDGNADSAPCVFPFVFEGKRYTSCTTEGRDDGYRWCATTDNFDQDKKYGFCPNRDTAVIGGNSEGEPCQFPFIFLGKTYTSCTSEGRSDGKLWCATTSNFDQDNKWGFCPDKGYSLFLVAAHEFGHALGLDHSNIQDALMYPMYKYVADFSLHKDDIKGIQYLYGPKRGPGPAPPKPPKTTTSSPVSIPKPTKKTPKKTTITSPTIPSVYTPVNPSVDPCNVDKFDAITQIQGELHFFKDGYYWTSSNGGNRKRKGPFKVSERWPGLPAKLDSAFEDSLNKKMYFFAGTKFWEFTGKDTRGPRIIEKLGLPDSLKKVEGALQMGKGKVLLFSGENYWRLNLKTQKMDKGYPQHVADKFGGVPLDAQDVFLYKGDYFFCRDIYYWRMSNKGQIEKIGYVFELLKCPNF; this is encoded by the exons ATGAGAATAAATATCTTGGCATTCTTGGTTCTTGGAGCCTGTACTTTAAGTGCATGGTGCCACCCAGTTAAATCCGTCTTTGTGACATTCCCTGGGGATATCACCGAAAACAAGACAGACGTACAGCTGGCTGAC AGCTACCTCAAGCGCTTTGGTTATATGGAGTCTCTGGGTAAGAGTGGACGACTGGGTGCAGTGTCAATTTCCAAAGCTCTGATGAGGATGCAGAATCAGCTGGGTTTGGAAGAGACTGGCGAGTTGGATGAACCGACGCTCAATGCCATGAAGAAGCCACGCTGTGGTGTGCCAGACGTCCGTAACTACAAAACATTTGAAGGAAACCTAAAGTGGGATCACAATGATGTTACATACAG GATTCTGAACTACTCACCAGACTTAGATGCTTCTATTACTGATGACGCCTTCGCCCGAGCCTTCAAGGTGTGGAGTGATGTCACACCCCTAACTTTCACACGACTCTACGATGGCACTGCTGACATCATGATCTCATTTGGAAAAAAGG ATCATGGAGATCCCTACCCATTTGATGGGAAAGATGGCTTGCTGGCACATGCTTATCCTCCAGGTGAAGGAGTGCAGGGAGATGCTCactttgatgatgatgaatactGGACCCTTGGCACTGGATCAG TAATCAAGACCTACTTTGGCAATGCAGAAGGTGCACTGTGTCATTTCCCTTTCCGGTTTGAGGGAAAGTCATATTCCACTTGTACCACTGAAGGTCGTGAAGATGGACTGCCATGGTGTGCCACAACTTCTGATTATGGCAAAGATGGGAAATTTGGTTTCTGCCCTAGCGAGC TTCTGTATACATATGATGGGAATGCAGATAGTGCACCTTGCGTCTTTCCGTTTGTGTTTGAGGGCAAAAGATACACCAGCTGTACCACTGAAGGTCGTGATGATGGCTATCGCTGGTGTGCTACTACAGACAACTTTGACCAGGACAAGAAATATGGGTTCTGTCCTAACCGAG ATACTGCTGTGATTGGTGGAAACTCTGAGGGGGAGCCGTGTCAGTTTCCTTTCATCTTCCTGGGGAAAACCTATACTTCCTGTACGAGTGAAGGCCGGAGTGATGGAAAACTGTGGTGCGCCACAACCAGCAACTTTGACCAGGACAACAAATGGGGATTTTGCCCAGATAAGG GATACAGTCTGTTCCTGGTGGCAGCTCATGAGTTTGGACATGCTCTTGGTCTGGACCATTCCAACATTCAGGACGCTCTGATGTACCCCATGTACAAATACGTAGCGGATTTCTCTCTGCATAAAGATGACATTAAGGGCATTCAGTATCTCTATG GACCCAAAAGAGGCCCAGGACCTGCTCCACCCAAGCCACCCAAGACCACTACATCTTCCCCAGTTTCTATTCCCAAACCCACTAAAAAAACACCAAAGAAAACCACTATAACTTCCCCTACAATCCCATCTGTGTATACGCCTGTGAATCCCTCAGTGGATCCTTGCAATGTGGACAAATTTGATGCAATCACACAGATCCAGGGAGAGCTTCACTTCTTTAAAGATGG GTACTACTGGACATCCTCAAATGGTGGTAACAGGAAGCGCAAAGGCCCTTTCAAGGTCTCTGAGAGATGGCCTGGCCTGCCAGCTAAGCTCGACAGTGCTTTTGAGGACTCTCTTAATAAAAAGATGTACTTCTTTGCTG GCACTAAGTTCTGGGAGTTCACTGGAAAGGATACACGGGGACCACGCATAATTGAGAAACTTGGTTTGCCTGACAGCTTGAAGAAGGTTGAAGGAGCATTGCAGATGGGAAAGGGCAAGGTGCTGCTTTTTAGTGGCGAGAATTACTGGAG GCTGAATCTGAAGACTCAGAAGATGGATAAAGGATACCCTCAGCACGTTGCCGACAAGTTTGGTGGGGTTCCATTGGATGCTCAGGATGTGTTCCTCTATAAAG gAGACTATTTCTTCTGTAGAGACATCTACTACTGGAGAATGAGCAACAAGGGACAGATTGAAAAAATTGGATATGTCTTCGAACTCCTGAAATGTCCCAACTTCTGA